A single window of Dermochelys coriacea isolate rDerCor1 chromosome 14, rDerCor1.pri.v4, whole genome shotgun sequence DNA harbors:
- the LOC119843278 gene encoding zinc finger protein 850-like isoform X5, protein MDESVIRGEGQRDPTAWHTTPKEDKRYECLGYGKGFILRPVLLTLQTINTGEKTLQCLDCGENLNKRSDLTNHGRSHKAEKPSGCLESRNCLNWKSALITHQVIHTGERPHKCLNCGKKFVRRSGLIKHQKIHTGERPHQCLDCGKSFIQRSDLVKHQAVHTGEKPHKCLDCGKSFTERPTLLKHQVIHTGERPHKCLDCGKSFTWRSALVTHQRIHTGERPHKCLDCGKSFTERPTLLKHQLIHTGERPHKCLDCGKSFTWRSALVTHQRIHTGERPHKCLDCGKSFTWRSALVTHQRIHTGERPHKCLDCGKSFTERPTLLKHQLIHTGERPHKCLDCGKKFVRRSGLIKHQKIHTGERPHQCLDCGKSFIQRSDLVKHQAVHTGERPHKCLDCGKSFTERPTLLKHQVIHTGERPHKCLDCGKSFTWRSALVTHQRIHTGERPHKCLDCGKSFIQRSNLLNHQSTHTGERPHKCLDCGKSFTERPTLLKHQLIHTGERPHKCLDCGKKFVRRSGLIKHQKIHTGERPHQCLDCGKSFIQRSDLVKHQAVHTGEKPHKCLDCGKSFTERPTLLKHQVIHTGERPHKCLDCGKSFTWRSALVTHQKIHTGERPHKCLDCGKSFIQRSNLLNHQATHTGGRPHKCLDCGKSFTERPTLLKHQLIHTGETPHKCLDCGKKFVRRFGLIKHQKIHTGERPHQCLDCGKSFIQRSHLVKHQAIHTGERPHKCLDHVKSFTQRSNLITHRGSTQERDPISAQTGRR, encoded by the exons ATGGATGAATCTGTTATACGTGGGGAAGGACAGAGGGATCCCACAGCCTGGCACACAACCCCCAAGGAAGACAAACGCTATGAATGCCTCGGTTATGGGAAAGGATTCATTCTGAGACCGGTGCTTCTTACGCTTCAGACAATAAATACTGGAGAGAAAACACTtcaatgcttggactgtggggaaAACCTCAATAAGCGCTCAGATCTTACTAACCATGGGAGAAGCCACAAGGCAGAGAAACCCTCTGGGTGCCTTGAGAGCAGGAATTGTTTGAATTGGAAGTCAGCACTGATTACACATCAGgtaatccacacaggagagagaccccacaagTGCTTAAACTGTGGGAAAAAATTCGTACGGAGGTCAGGCCTAATtaaacatcagaaaatccacacaggagagagaccccatcagtgcttagactgtgggaaaagtttcattcagaggtcagaccttgttaaacatcaAGCAGTCCACACCGGAGAGAaaccccataagtgcttagactgtggaaaaagtttcacaGAAAGGCCAACCCTTCTTAAACATCAGgtaatccacacaggagagagacctcaTAAGTGcctagactgtgggaaaagtttcacatgGAGATCAGCCCTGGTTACACATCAGAGAATAcacacag gagagagaccccataagtgcttagactgtggaaaaagtttcacaGAAAGGCCAACTCTTCTTAAACATCAGctaatccacacaggagagagaccccataagtgcttggactgtgggaaaagtttcacatgGAGATCAGCCCTGGTTACACATCAGAGAAtacacactggagagagaccccataagtgcttggactgtgggaaaagtttcacatgGAGATCAGCCCTGGTTACACATCAGAGAAtacacactggagagagaccccataagtgcttagactgtggaaaaagtttcacaGAAAGGCCAACACTTCTTAAACATCAGctaatccacacaggagagagaccccacaagtgcttagactgtgggaaaaaATTTGTACGGAGGTCAGGCCTAATtaaacatcagaaaatccacacaggagagagaccccatcagtgcttagactgtgggaaaagtttcatacagaggtcagaccttgttaaacatcaAGCAGTCCACACCGGAGAGAGACCAcataagtgcttagactgtggaaaaagtttcacaGAAAGGCCAACCCTTCTTAAACATCAGgtaatccacacaggagagagaccccataagtgcttggactgtgggaaaagtttcacatgGAGATCAGCCCTGGTTACACATCAGAGAatacacacaggagagagaccacaTAAGTGTttagactgtggaaaaagtttcatacagaggtcAAACCTACTTAATCATCAGTCaacccacactggagagagacctcataagtgcttagactgtggaaaaagtttcacaGAAAGGCCAACCCTTCTTAAACATCAGctaatccacacaggagagagaccccacaagtgcttagactgtgggaaaaaATTCGTACGGAGGTCAGGCCTAATtaaacatcagaaaatccacacaggagagagaccccatcagtgcttagactgtgggaaaagtttcatacagaggtcagaccttgttaaacatcaAGCAGTCCACACCGGAGAGAaaccccataagtgcttagactgtggaaaaagtttcacaGAAAGGCCAACCCTTCTTAAACATCAGgtaatccacacaggagagagaccccataagtgcttggactgtgggaaaagtttcacatgGAGATCAGCCCTGGTTACACATCAGAAAATACACAccggagagagaccccataagtgcttagactgtgggaaaagtttcatacagaggtcAAACCTACTTAACCATCAGGCAACCCACACAGGAGGGAGACCTcataagtgcttagactgtggaaaaagtttcacaGAAAGGCCAACCCTTCTTAAACATCAGctaatccacacaggagagacaccccacaagtgcttagactgtgggaaaaaATTTGTACGGAGGTTTGGCCTAATtaaacatcagaaaatccacacaggagagagaccccatcagtgcttagactgtgggaaaagtttcatacagaggtcCCACCTTGTTAAACATCAA gcaatccacacaggagagagaccccataagtgttTGGACCATGTGAAAAGTTTCACACAAAGATCAAATCTTATAACAcacagaggatccacacaggagagagaccccatcagCGCTCAGACTGGAAGAAGATAG